The Camelina sativa cultivar DH55 chromosome 16, Cs, whole genome shotgun sequence sequence tgagagagacttGGAGAAAGCACAATGTAAATTAGGTGAAATTTGTCTCCTCTAATGATTGCTTAAAGAAACAAATGTGAATAAAGTAATTTCTCCTTCgttgtaaaaaaaatctctaaaattcaGAATTGAAAGTGTTTTAGCTTTCCTGAATTTGCAAGTAATCTAATAAAGGATTAAAGTCTTTGTTCTGACTTTTTCAAACCGTCAAGGGTCAAGAGTCAAGTTCCACGTTTACTTTTTAGATGTGTAGACAAAAGCCACCAAATACTCTCATTCTTCTTCCTTGTAACGGTTTCTTTATAAACACATCTCAAAATACTTCAAAAACCTTTGCAACTTCTACAagaatttaaaacaaacaaaacaattgcTGAATCTAATCCATAGAGAATGCTCCGCTGCAGTACCTGAAATAAATTTGCAACATCATTtcgtttttctttcttaaaattGGAAAACTCAATTCTTGGTAACTTTAGTACTAGTAACTTAAAAAAACTCAATACCTGTTGCTGAATCTTTGGACAGAGTCTGTAGCATCAAGAAGAGTCTCACTTGCCTTCTCTAAAGCCATGTGAAGCTCTTTACCTTTGCTTACACGCGCAATCGCCCAAGCGTTGTTCTTTGCCCGAATGCATATTTCCATGTCTTTCTCTTGCTTCGAGCGGCTCTTTTCTGTATCCACTTCTTCCCTTAGCTTGTTTAGTGCAAGCAAAGACTCCTACGTAATCAAAGACAACTTTGTGAGTTTGATACACTTTTTGTCTTCGTTATGCTACTAACGAGATTGCAgtatatgaatatgattgatGGGAGTTCTCTCACCTTTGCTAGTGTTGCTACCTTTCCTGGTGGAGAAGCTCTCGAAACTTCCATGTCATTATCAACTAGCAAGTAACGGTAACCGCTTACATGGTAAGCGTTCTCACCGCCCCATCCTTTCGATAGCTTCTCTTCGACTTTCACGACTTTCGCCGACGCCTGCAAAAAATGCAAAGAGATGATGAGCTACGTAGTCCGAAAAGATTTTACAATGAAGCAAGAGAGGGTTTACAGAGATGAGCTAACATTTTCAATAAGTTGCTGCTTCACGAATGAGATGTCTAGTTCTCCATTAACAATTGCAGCGGTAGGCACGAGAAGAACTAAGGTGACACTCTTGTATTGATAAGTCACAAGGTAAAGTCTTTCTTGTGTCTTCTGTAGCAAAATTGTTGGGGTTGCATCTATACCCCATATATCAGTTACAAGAAACCCGTCTTTCCCTTTTGACCACTTATCGTGCTGCAAAGGTCTAATAACACGACCTGTGTTACTACCATTTCCTGAAGGCAATGTACCACTTGAACCACGAGGGGTGCCCGATGTAGATCTAGAAGAAATTTGAGGTGGAACGGATCCCTTGCGTAGATATGACCAGGAACTTGTGCCAGAGGATAGTGCGTTTGTGGTCAATCTCATGACAGAAAATGCAAACAAGTCGACGGTATCATCCTGACAAACCAGAGGGACATGAAAAAGACTAAAACGTTTAGTATTAGTGGACATTATATATAGTCTACACATACCACGACAGTTTAAGAATCTTATCAACTCAACAATATTGGCTAAAATGAATATTGCGAGTGAGGGATTTGAAAACATACAGGTGAGAGAGTTGTTGACACCAGTAGATCATGAAACAAAATCACAGAGTGGCATCGAACAGTCCCAGCACATGAATCTAGCACTCGGACGAGAGACTGTACATCTAAATAAATACTAGTCAAAATAGTGAACTATTGTGTTAGTTATTGTGAAACGGATCATCTGAGGGAGCAACAAACCTGAACTTCAAGTGCGGCATCTCTGGCTAGAGTTAGCATCTGAACTGTACCACGCTCTTTCAAAGTTTCACGGAAGGAAGGTAACTGATGTTTCTTACCAACAAAAAGATCTGCCCCAAAATAGAAAACCTATTGAAAAGTGCTATTACTCAGGGATTGAATGGGCTAAGATTTGGTGGATATTGCTTACCATTTAAATAGTCTGTGATGAATGGATACAAGTGCGATCTTATAAGTCCTCCAGTTGGTTCTTTTTCAAGCAATGCCCTAATAGACCCGTGAAACATAACAAAGAGAGAGTGCACTTCCTTCAGCACTCTCCGCAATGCATCAACCCTCCATACGGCTTCAATGTCCTTATTTTTCTCCACAACCTAGCAAAATCTTAGACAGATAagattttgttctctttctgCATATGAATAAAAGTGCGATTGAGAATGTTGTACCATGACCATCCATATATCGGGCTCGGCCTCATAGAAAACATGGGAATGTCTCTCTGCTTCTATTACTTCACAAGCTGCCTCCGGAGAGAAAAGTCTGCATTTATATTCCATAAACCACGTTGTCTCAGAAACACCCAAAAAATACAAGCAAAGactaaaataacacaaaagacTAATAATGTGAGCATGAGACAAACAACAGCTAGAACATTTCTgtgaagaatagaaaaaaaaaaacacactagtAGCTGACCTGGTGAACGTGATAAGCCCTTCGCTGAGGCCTATAACGGAAAGCTGAGTCGAAAAGGTAAGATCAGGAGGATAGAAGAACAAGATCTTGTCCAATTCCTGACCTTCGTTTTGGCCTCTAGTCAAGTCAAAGACGCAAAGACGAAGGCTTTCACAAGTAGAGCTCATGGACGCCATTCCCATAGCTCATTCAACaccttaaaacaaaaaaaaaagcacatatTCGGAAATCAGGCAATAAAACTAACTAACTCTGTATCTTAAAGTTAAATCATCACCAGAGAAGGCTATAACTATTGAAGACAATTTAGTGAATTTACGATTTTGATCATTGCAAAGTTGATCAATTTCGTCTGAGAAAATAGcgaaattcatataaaattaggGGAAATTGATTACCTTTGAGAGGATGAACACAAAGAACAAAGTCCAATGATCGACCTAGTGGATTATCGCAATAAGTTCAATAAACGAGAATCGCAAAGTTGATGATATCTGATGATTGATTGTGGATTCAGATCGAGGCGAATCCTCCACAAAATGTTCGTTAGCAGCAAAACTCGACGTAGCGTGGTAGGTAGAGAGGAAAGGAACCAGGTAAAACGGGTCATACCGGGTCTAATAAATGGACTCGGGTCGTAGAGAGGAGGATCTTCAGATTCTCATCGGCTCACGTCATCATCAATTGTGTGTTTCCAAtaattctctctctttttttttttttttttttttttttttttaagaaatNTCTAACCGCACGTTGTCACCTTAACTATACCCCCTTcgaataatttgattttgtctcCTCAAATCTATCTATGATTCTCTGTGAATGATCCCACTAACTGATGAATTTATTATGCATTAGTTAGCAATTTTATGATAATGGAATTGGAAGTTGTGTTAAACCGGTCAATCTCAGATGAGTCAGTCTACTactaaaccaatataaattagTTAAGAAGCATCGGTTTGCAttaacctctctctctttctctttaatcCAAGTAAAGTATCCAACAACTCAGCCAAACCAAAAGTTTCTtacttttgcttcttcttcttcttagcatTTACTCAAACCAagtcattcattcattcaatcccCTTTCGaatttatagtttttagggtttcttcgtCGGAGTTATTTTTGTCTGAATTTTTCTGTACTTTCTTTTGGTGgatttttcctctgttttattgTCTCGAGATGATCCATCTGATTCTGCTATCCAAATACGATTCGATGACTCTTCGTGGGTTTTGAAAGTGGAAATTTTTATAACTCTGAATCGCTTTCTGATCCTTTGCCTTGTGTGATAAGAGTTACAACACCGAGATCGGTCTTGATTTCTTTTAACTGTAGAGGTTTGAAACTTCTTCCTCTACTTATATTTTGATCTGTTATTTGTTGTATACACTATTACTTAGCTGCTTCTGGTCTTTGTAAGTCATACCCTGCTTCTCTGCATTAGACAGATAGACCCTTGTAATTGTTTACTGCATCCTTGTGTACTTGATTCGGTTTTGTTTCAGTGTATCTGGAGATTGGCAACAATGTCTGAGCTCAAAGAGCGTTTGCTTCCTCCAAGACCTGCTTCAGCTATTAACCTTAGAGGGGATGCTGCAGCTTCTCGTCCTTCTCCATCAGGGAGACAACCTCTCCTTGGACTTGATGTNNNNNNNN is a genomic window containing:
- the LOC104752419 gene encoding vacuolar fusion protein CCZ1 homolog, with the protein product MGMASMSSTCESLRLCVFDLTRGQNEGQELDKILFFYPPDLTFSTQLSVIGLSEGLITFTRLFSPEAACEVIEAERHSHVFYEAEPDIWMVMVVEKNKDIEAVWRVDALRRVLKEVHSLFVMFHGSIRALLEKEPTGGLIRSHLYPFITDYLNDLFVGKKHQLPSFRETLKERGTVQMLTLARDAALEVQSLVRVLDSCAGTVRCHSVILFHDLLVSTTLSPDDTVDLFAFSVMRLTTNALSSGTSSWSYLRKGSVPPQISSRSTSGTPRGSSGTLPSGNGSNTGRVIRPLQHDKWSKGKDGFLVTDIWGIDATPTILLQKTQERLYLVTYQYKSVTLVLLVPTAAIVNGELDISFVKQQLIENASAKVVKVEEKLSKGWGGENAYHVSGYRYLLVDNDMEVSRASPPGKVATLAKESLLALNKLREEVDTEKSRSKQEKDMEICIRAKNNAWAIARVSKGKELHMALEKASETLLDATDSVQRFSNRYCSGAFSMD